One Bos taurus isolate L1 Dominette 01449 registration number 42190680 breed Hereford chromosome 3, ARS-UCD2.0, whole genome shotgun sequence DNA window includes the following coding sequences:
- the LOC104971496 gene encoding late cornified envelope protein 3B — translation MSCQQNQQQCQRPPKCPSPKCPPKSPAQCLPPTSSGCTPSSEGGCCLGSHRRRRSHRCRRQSSDSCDGDSGLQSGRSGCGQGSGGCC, via the coding sequence ATGTCCTGCCAGCAGAACCAGCAGCAGTGCCAGCGCCCTCCCAAATGCCCCTCCCCCAAGTGCCCCCCAAAGAGCCCAGCACAGTGTCTGCCTCCAACCTCCTCAGGCTGCACCCCCAGCTCCGAGGGCGGCTGCTGCCTGGGCTCCCACAGGCGCCGCAGGTCCCACCGCTGCCGGCGCCAGAGCTCTGACTCCTGCGATGGTGATAGTGGTCTGCAGTCCGGGCGCTCTGGCTGTGGCCAGGGATCTGGAGGCTGCTGCTGA